In Flavobacteriales bacterium, the genomic stretch GATCACTTCGTGTAATTGATTTCTCCTCTCGTTGATACATCCGTACTTAGGCATAAATATTCTTATATCTTTGCCTTTTTCCATTATACCTTGAGGAAGATTTCTACACCTTGTTGAGATTTCAGTTTCACACAAATAAGGGGTGATTTCTTGCGAAATAAACAAAACTCTTTTCTTATCCATAAATTATCTGAATTTTAAAACCGACAAAAGGTGATTAAACTTGTAATGCAAATTTACGAATTTTATCCTCACAAATCAAGTAAAACATTACTTTTACCACCCCAAATTAATAGTTAATGGACATCTTAACAGACATATATTCTCTTAAGCAATTGCTAAGCACCTACAAGAGTAAGGGTAAAAACATTGGGTTTGTGCCCACGATGGGCGCCTTACATGATGGCCATCTATTTCTAGTAAATCTAGCGCAAAAAGACTGCGATATTGTGGTATGTAGTATTTATATCAACCCAACTCAGTTTAACGATTCAAACGATCTTGAAAACTATCCAGTTACTATTGAACAAGACATAAAATTGTTAAAAACACAAAAATGCGACATTCTATTTATGCCTAGCCATGATGAAATGTATCCTGAAGGGCTAAAAACAAATAACTTTGAGCTAAACAATATAGACAAAGTGCTAGAGGGAAGTAAACGACCAGGGCATTTTGACGGGGTTTGTACGATTGTTCATCGCCTATTTTCAATCGTTGAAGCAGACTATGCTTATTTTGGGGAAAAAGATTTTCAACAATTAGCAATCATCAAACAAGTCGTTAAAAGCTTGTCACTTCCTATCAAAATTAAGAGTGGTGAAACGGTAAGAGAAAATGATGGACTAGCAAAAAGCTCAAGAAATACATTGCTAACCAAAGAAGAAAGGCAAATAGCACCCCTGATTTATAAAAGCTTAATGAAAGCGAAATTAGCTTATAATAAATCAAGCTATGAAGAGCTTAAAAAAATGATAATAGACGATATTAATAATGCAAAAGGAATGGAATTAGATTATGTTGAAATTGTAAATCCAAGCTCCTTTAATCCCCTAAAAAACAAGACTGAAAATGATCAGGCAATTGCATTAATAGCTGTTTTTTTAGGAAATATT encodes the following:
- the panC gene encoding pantoate--beta-alanine ligase, yielding MDILTDIYSLKQLLSTYKSKGKNIGFVPTMGALHDGHLFLVNLAQKDCDIVVCSIYINPTQFNDSNDLENYPVTIEQDIKLLKTQKCDILFMPSHDEMYPEGLKTNNFELNNIDKVLEGSKRPGHFDGVCTIVHRLFSIVEADYAYFGEKDFQQLAIIKQVVKSLSLPIKIKSGETVRENDGLAKSSRNTLLTKEERQIAPLIYKSLMKAKLAYNKSSYEELKKMIIDDINNAKGMELDYVEIVNPSSFNPLKNKTENDQAIALIAVFLGNIRLIDNLSLND